In Thermococcus sp. JdF3, a genomic segment contains:
- a CDS encoding PIN domain-containing protein, with the protein MYLIDTNVFLEILLGQEKKEVAKRFLNSHPGELLMSDFTLHSIGVVLFRLGRPEVFLDFLQDTLPNVEIVTLSDSEYQTVVEFHQKYGLDFDDAYQCAVAVSKDLTIVTMDKDFRKAPYSLKVIFL; encoded by the coding sequence ATGTATCTGATTGACACGAACGTTTTCCTTGAGATTCTTCTAGGTCAAGAAAAGAAAGAGGTAGCAAAGCGATTTTTGAATTCACACCCGGGAGAACTTCTCATGAGTGATTTCACTCTTCATTCGATAGGGGTTGTTCTTTTTAGGCTTGGACGACCTGAGGTTTTTCTGGATTTCCTCCAAGACACGCTTCCAAACGTCGAAATTGTAACGCTTTCCGATTCAGAGTACCAAACGGTCGTCGAGTTTCACCAGAAGTATGGATTAGATTTTGACGATGCTTATCAATGTGCCGTTGCAGTTTCGAAAGACCTAACTATTGTAACAATGGACAAAGATTTTAGAAAAGCCCCATATTCTCTCAAGGTCATTTTTCTGTAG
- a CDS encoding DUF2281 domain-containing protein translates to MEEVERIFAKLPPEARRELLDYAEFLLQKYGKREVRGFRFTWEGKLKDVKMTSVELQHKALEWRENVSD, encoded by the coding sequence ATGGAAGAGGTGGAGAGAATATTTGCCAAACTTCCACCCGAGGCCCGAAGGGAGCTTTTAGACTACGCGGAGTTCCTGCTTCAGAAATATGGAAAGCGGGAGGTTAGAGGATTCAGGTTTACATGGGAAGGAAAGCTGAAGGACGTTAAGATGACCTCCGTTGAGCTTCAGCACAAGGCCTTGGAGTGGCGGGAGAATGTATCTGATTGA
- the cobS gene encoding adenosylcobinamide-GDP ribazoletransferase, which yields MKNLLPFLTRIPVKGDFEKARKELWAFPFLSMVTSALPTAVLYLGLPLANVLALLALYLTIGLLHLDGLADWADGIMVKGDRERKIKAMKDLNTGIAGLFAVVMVLLLQVYSLPLVPFYALFLAELNSKFAMLLALATRKPLGSGLGAYFMEGMNRKQMAIGTALYLLLIPFVLIEPSALASLLGLLTGVYAIHISLKNFGGLNGDCIGAVAEITRTGTLLVMAFAWQWI from the coding sequence AAAGAACTCTGGGCTTTTCCTTTCCTCTCCATGGTTACTTCAGCCCTCCCGACGGCTGTTCTTTACCTCGGACTCCCCCTCGCCAACGTTCTTGCACTCCTCGCGCTCTACCTCACCATAGGCCTCCTGCACCTTGACGGCCTCGCCGACTGGGCCGATGGGATAATGGTGAAGGGTGACCGCGAGAGGAAGATAAAGGCAATGAAGGATCTGAACACCGGAATAGCGGGCCTCTTCGCGGTGGTCATGGTTCTGCTCCTCCAAGTTTACTCGCTCCCGCTCGTTCCCTTCTACGCGCTCTTTTTGGCCGAACTCAACTCCAAGTTCGCCATGCTCCTCGCGCTGGCAACGAGAAAACCGCTCGGCTCCGGCCTGGGGGCATACTTCATGGAGGGGATGAACCGAAAACAGATGGCCATCGGAACGGCCCTCTACCTCCTGCTGATCCCCTTTGTCCTGATCGAACCCTCCGCGCTTGCATCTCTCCTCGGCCTTCTGACAGGGGTTTATGCCATACACATCTCGCTGAAGAACTTCGGCGGCCTTAACGGAGACTGCATAGGGGCAGTGGCGGAGATAACGAGGACCGGGACGCTTTTGGTTATGGCGTTTGCATGGCAATGGATTTAA